Proteins from one Dromiciops gliroides isolate mDroGli1 chromosome 6, mDroGli1.pri, whole genome shotgun sequence genomic window:
- the LOC122731805 gene encoding nascent polypeptide-associated complex subunit alpha, muscle-specific form-like yields the protein MEAPFSGQEAISKSVQYPSVSGTTATTDVSQPQLSSTSLHSISESMEAPFLRSVSESMEAPLSDQGPTSKSVQYPSVSGTTATTEVSQPQPSSTSLHSEKFAEKESIQSPTPSLQTESSQASLPSRKISLSKTMKYPSFSGTSIYPVESSQGEPIQGADIYELKLTGESMDIFIISGTSSTRESLQVPLPSISPSTKEPEEEALQLSSSRSAEEYAETEMVQSPTPRESFEVPFLSTSPSSQGAPEGLESSDLLSPEQFAEHDVQSPTPSSQTESKQGISPSRKISLNEAIQYPSFSGTRVYSVESLWKDSIQGSDISVSKTSSVLSATNSWRESINGLDFCESSLLQESLEYSVISGPSSTRESLEIPLLSPSTSSKEATEGLQSLGFNSLVQITENDSVQYEKESIHGPAFSELTSLRESRKSLEFSIFSRPSSIQELLEVPLISTSISSKESQEGLPSLGLRTTEELGENERFTENENIRSNSPHPVRESKPGSPPPSLMSLNKGIQIPSFSGQRALSVPTSRRESIQGLDFSETNSLQESFGLPIISRPRSPLQSLDIPLLFTLPSSKGTIEGLQSSGLQSPAEFIRDGKNENIRSNSPHPVRESKPGSPPPSLMSLNKGIQIPSFSGQRALSVPTSRRESIQGLDFSETNSLQESFGLPIISRPRSPLQSLDIPLLFTLPSSKGTIEGLQSSGLQSPAEFIRDGSSRSASPSSPWESARPSPATSPRLLSKTFAYSCFSGESISQHSMEVPDFSVPTSHKESTQASALSGPNSLRGSFEFPAISESRSTRESLVVPSLYISSSSRVSTHVPTSSGLKSPTENGERERAHSPSPSSPRGSAQPSPIASPRLLKKPMPSLYSGADPLKQSVDGPSYSVSSSRRESVQSHAFASTNSLKESFEFPVISRPSSTRESLEVPPFSISSPLRGSTDFLPSFGVRSPVEYSDIEIIHAPRQSSPRGSGQLSPATSPRLLEKSLFPEPLVPKQSIEVPPSFTSNSQTESSEFPIFSGSSSRRESVDVPPLFISSLSKGVTEVLPSCDLRPSPKFKDNEIVCYNSPSSPKESAQPSSAASFGLSSKSLLFPPFLVPGVSKQSIEDLAASPTGSEREPIQGPVLSSPNSLKESTDVLSVPIFSLSGGAAQVLPSSAVKVSVQLEETESLCSFSSSFPRESAHSSPPISPRLSRKSSPLPPFSGTAAPKQSMEGSPSISSSRRESTQGPTVFVPNSLSKSFDFLIFSGPRTVRESLDIPPLSTSVSLKGSADILSSSSGPRAPIEYSERETSHSPKSSSPREPTQVSPTTSPNLVRRLPSLSPQVSLTSNLRLSKTLHSPSFSGPSVSKQSAEVPASISSSRRELIQGSAYSIPNSLKESFEFPIFAGLSSIRESVEVPPLSTSSSLRGPTDVIPSTVMRLPIEYSECECAFSASPSSPRESKQASPASSHTLLNKTFPFHSFSGSSMSKQPMKIPASSMPSSQKESIQVPDFSVPTSLRESFNFPIFSGPSSIIESLEVSPLSTSMSSKGLRSETEHKDNESVHPTSPSSPKESKKPSPPSSPNLISKYTQVFPFSESTVAKESIEFPDFSVSSSRRESIQGPAFFDSNSMTESFDFPIFSGAPSVRQSLEVPFFSPSSSLRGSTEVLPSSGLRSPIEYAEGERAHSPSSLRESRQPSHISSPNLENRSMHFSSSSSPSVSKQSMEVHVSLMLNSQRESIQDTASSAPNSLRKSFEFSIFSGPSSTRECLEVPSPYSRSNSTKESLPVIPVSGLTSVKEPEENKISAAVSQHSVSDFMEAQAFMGLSFRREFTQIQPPLIASHPQEIPEGPHLPSISSPRKFIQVPTSPSQRIQKEYMSLSPPSISQRESIQMSAASSSSSQKECIHFTDSPSPSSQTEFIDIPPSSIGSQRESIQIPVSYSKSSQKESKDHPFSTISSQRESIQVTDSPRPISQTASLDLPPSSSSSQGESIQDTDSPSPTSQRQSTGSTPSNNSSQKESIHFDDLSSPISQAKLIEVLPSCSPVSQKESLEVSTSLGLGPTEEFMQSPLSSARSSPKDFIDIIPLSGPDSSEELVGTPLSLGQSYLQNVIDREPMQVPFSPCPSSVDKSIQPSSASQKEKPIKPSKPSKEEREPMQIP from the exons aatttgcagagaaggaaagcaTCCAGTCTCCTACCCCAAGTTTACAGACAGAATCCAGCCAAGCTTCCCTTCCATCTAGGAAAATATCACTGAGCAAAACTATGAAATATCCTTCTTTCTCAGGTACAAGTATATATCCTGTGGAAAGCTCACAGGGAGAACCTATACAAGGTGCAGATATCTATGAATTGAAATTAACAGGAGAATCTAtggatattttcattatttctgggacaAGTTCAACAAGGGAATCCTTACAAGTCCCTCTTCCTTCCATTTCACCTTCTACAAAAGAACCTGAAGAGGAAGCTCTTCAGTTATCTAGCTCAAGGTCTGCAGAAGAATATGCAGAGACTGAGATGGTCCAGTCTCCTACCCCAA GAGAATCATTTGAAGTTCCCTTTCTTTCCACGTCACCATCTTCACAAGGAGCTCCAGAAGGTCTTGAGTCATCTGACTTGCTATCTCCAGAACAATTTGCAGAGCATGATGTCCAATCTCCTACTCCAAGTTCACAAACAGAATCCAAACAAGGAATCTCTCCTTCTAGAAAAATATCACTGAACGAAGCTATACAATATCCCTCTTTCTCAGGCACAAGGGTTTATTCTGTTGAAAGCTTATGGAAAGATTCCATACAAGGTTCAGATATCTCTGTATCAAAAAC CTCAAGTGTTTTATCTGCAACCAACTCATGGAGAGAGTCAATAAATGGTCTGGATTTCTGTGAATCAAGTTTATTGCAAGAATCCTTGGAATATTCTGTTATCTCTGGGCCAAGTTCAACCAGAGAatccttagaaattcctcttctttccccttcaacTTCTTCAAAAGAAGCTACAGAAGGTCTTCAATCACTTGGCTTCAATTCTCTTGTACAAATAACAGAGAATGACAGTGTTCAGTATG aaaaagagtcCATACATGGTCCAGCTTTTTCTGAGTTGACTTCATTGAGAGAATCAAGAAAATCTTtggaattttccattttttctaggCCAAGTTCAATACAAGAGCTTTTAGAAGTCCCTCTCATTTCcacttcaatttcttcaaaagAATCTCAAGAAGGACTACCATCATTGGGTTTAAGGACAACAGAAGAATTAGGAGAGAATGAGA GATTTACAGAGAATGAGAATATTCGGTCTAATAGTCCACATCCAGTCAGGGAATCCAAACCAGGCTCTCCTCCACCCAGCCTTATGTCACTGAATAAGGGCATACAAATTCCTTCCTTCTCAGGCCAAAGGGCTTTGTCTGTGCCAACTTCAAGGAGAGAGTCCATACAAGGTCTGGATTTCTCTGAAACAAATTCACTGCAAGAATCTTTTGGCCTTCCTATTATCTCTAGGCCAAGATCACCATTACAATCCTTAGACATTCCTCTTCTTTTCACATTACCTTCTTCCAAAGGAACCATAGAAGGTCTTCAATCATCTGGCTTACAGTCTCCAGCAGAATTTATAAGAGATGGTA AGAATGAGAATATTCGGTCTAATAGTCCACATCCAGTCAGGGAATCCAAACCAGGCTCTCCTCCACCCAGCCTTATGTCACTGAATAAGGGCATACAAATTCCTTCCTTCTCAGGCCAAAGGGCTTTGTCTGTGCCAACTTCAAGGAGAGAGTCCATACAAGGTCTGGATTTCTCTGAAACAAATTCACTGCAAGAATCTTTTGGCCTTCCTATTATCTCTAGGCCAAGATCACCATTACAATCCTTAGACATTCCTCTTCTTTTCACATTACCTTCTTCCAAAGGAACCATAGAAGGTCTTCAATCATCTGGCTTACAGTCTCCAGCAGAATTTATAAGAGATGGTAGTTCTCGGTCAGCCAGCCCCAGTTCCCCGTGGGAATCAGCACGGCCTTCCCCTGCTACCAGTCCTAGATTATTAAGTAAGACTTTTGCATATAGCTGTTTCTCTGGAGAAAGCATATCCCAACATTCCATGGAAGTTCCTGATTTTTCTGTGCCAACTTCACATAAAGAATCAACACAGGCTTCTGCTTTATCTGGTCCAAATTCACTACGGGGATCTTTTGAATTTCCTGCTATCTCTGAGTCAAGGTCAACAAGAGAATCCTTAGTAGTTCCTTCTCTCTACATCTCCAGTTCTTCAAGAGTATCTACACATGTACCTACTTCTTCTGGCCTAAAGTCACCAacagaaaatggagagagagagcgTGCTCATTCTCCCAGTCCAAGCTCACCAAGGGGAAGTGCACAACCTTCTCCTATTGCCAGCCCTAGACTGCTGAAAAAGCCCATGCCATCTCTTTACTCAGGAGCAGATCCTCTAAAACAATCAGTAGATGGTCCCTCTTATTCTGTATCAAGTTCACGGAGAGAATCAGTACAAAGTCATGCTTTCGCTTCCACAAATTCTCTGAAAGAGTCCTTTGAATTTCCCGTTATATCCAGGCCAAGTTCAACAAGAGAATCTTTAGAAGTTCCACCCTTTTCCATTTCAAGTCCATTGAGAGGATCTACagactttcttccttcctttggcgTAAGGTCCCCGGTAGAATATTCAGACATCGAGATTATTCATGCTCCCAGACAAAGTTCACCAAGAGGTTCTGGACAACTGTCTCCTGCCACCAGCCCTAGATTACTGGAAAAATCTCTTTTCCCAGAACCACTCGTACCAAAACAATCCATAGAAGTTCCTCCTTCTTTTACCTCAAATTCACAGACAGAATCCTctgaatttccaattttttctggATCAAGTTCAAGAAGAGAATCTGTAGATGTTCCCCCTCTTTTCATTTCAAGTTTATCAAAAGGAGTAACAGAAGTTCTTCCTTCCTGTGACCTAAGGCCATCACCAAAATTCAAAGATAACGAAATTGTCTGTTACAACAGCCCGAGTTCACCAAAAGAATCTGCACAACCTTCTTCTGCTGCCAGTTTTGGATTATCAAGTAAATCtttattatttcctcctttcttaGTACCAGGTGTATCAAAACAGTCCATTGAAGATCTTGCTGCTTCTCCTACAGGTTCAGAAAGGGAACCCATACAAGGCCCTGTTTTATCCTCCCCAaattcactgaaagaatccacagatgtCCTCTCTGTTCCCATTTTTAGTTTGTCGGGAGGGGCTGCCCAAGTTCTTCCTTCTTCTGCTGTGAAGGTGTCAGTACAATTGGAAGAGACTGAAAGTCTCTGTTCTTTTTCCTCAAGTTTCCCAAGAGAATCTGCACACTCTTCCCCTCCTATCAGTCCTAGATTATCAAGGAAATCATCACCTCTTCCCCCCTTTTCAGGAACAGCTGCACCAAAGCAATCCATGGAAGGGTCTCCTTCCATCTCAAGTTCTAGGCGGGAATCTACACAAGGACCTACTGTTTTTGTCCCAAACTCCCTGAGTAAGTCCtttgattttctaattttctctGGACCAAGAACAGTGAGAGAATCACTGGACATTCCCCCTCTTTCCACTTCAGTTTCCTTGAAAGGTTCTGCAgacattctttcttcttcttctggcccAAGGGCACCAATAGAATATTCAGAGAGGGAGACTTCCCATTCCCCAAAGTCAAGTTCACCAAGGGAGCCTACACAAGTTTCCCCTACAACCAGCCCAAATTTAGTGAGAAGACTTCCTTCTTTATCCCCTCAAGTTTCTCTTACCTCTAATCTCAGATTAAGTAAAACCTTgcattctccttctttctctggaCCAAGTGTTTCAAAACAATCCGCAGAAGTACCTGCTTCTATTTCAAGTTCAAGAAGAGAATTAATACAAGGTTCTGCTTACTCTATTCCAAATTCACTGAAAGAATCCTTTGAATTTCCCATTTTTGCTGGACTAAGTTCAATAAGAGAATCTGTAGAAGTTCCTCCTCTTTCTACTTCAAGTTCATTGAGAGGACCTACAGATGTTATTCCTTCCACTGTCATGAGGCTTCCAATAGAATATTCTGAGTGTGAATGTGCCTTTTCTGCTAGCCCAAGTTCACCAAGAGAATCCAAACAAGCTTCCCCTGCCTCCAGCCACACATTATTGAATAaaacttttccatttcattctttctCAGGATCAAGTATGTCAAAGCAACCCATGAAAATACCTGCTTCTTCCATGCCAAGTTCACAGAAAGAATCAATACAAGTTCCTGATTTCTCTGTTCCAACTTCACTGAGAGAATCCTttaattttcctattttctctggTCCAAGTTCAATAATAGAATCCTTAGAAGTTTCCCCTCTTTCCACTTCAATGTCCTCGAAAGGTTTAAGGTCAGAAACAGAACATAAAGACAATGAAAGTGTTCATCCTACCAGTCCAAGTTCACCAAAAGAATCCAAAAAACCTTCTCCTCCTTCAAGTCCAAATTTAATTAGTAAATACACAcaagtttttcctttttcagagTCAACTGTGGCAAAAGAATCTATAGAATTTCCTGATTTCTCTGTTTCAAGTTCACGGAGAGAATCCATACAAGGTCCAGCTTTCTTTGACTCAAACTCCATGACAGAATCCTTtgattttcccattttctctggGGCACCGTCAGTAAGACAGTCTTTAGAggttccctttttttctccttcaagtTCTTTGAGAGGATCTACAGAAGTGCTTCCTTCATCTGGCTTGAGGTCCCCAATAGAATATGCAGAGGGTGAGAGAGCCCATTCTCCAAGTTCATTGAGAGAATCTAGACAACCTTCCCACATTTCAAGcccaaatttagaaaacagatctatgcatttttcttcctcctcaagtCCAAGTGTATCAAAACAATCAATGGAAGTTCATGTTTCTTTGATGTTAAATTCACAGAGAGAATCCATACAAGACACAGCTTCATCGGCCCCAAATTCACTGAGAAAATCCtttgaattttccattttctcaggGCCAAGTTCAACCAGAGAATGTTTAGAAGTTCCTTCCCCCTATTCTAGATCAAATTCAACAAAAGAATCTTTACCAGTTATTCCAGTTTCTGGCTTGACATCAGTGAAAGAACCTGAAGAGAACAAAATTTCTGCTGCAGTCAGCCAGCATTCAGTGAGTGATTTCATGGAAGCTCAAGCATTCATGGGCCTAAGTTTCAGGAGAGAATTCACACAAATTCAACCTCCCTTGATTGCCAGTCATCCACAAGAAATTCCTGAAGGTCCCCATCTCCCCAGTATAAGTTCACCGAGAAAATTCATTCAAGTTCCTACTTCTCCTAGTCAAAGGATACAGAAAGAGTACATGAGTCTCTCTCCACCCAGTATCTCCCAGAGAGAATCCATTCAAATGTCTGCTGCTTCGAG cagCAGCTCCCAAAAAGAATGCATTCATTTTACTGATTCTCCCAGCCCAAGTTCACAAACAGAGTTTATTGACATCCCTCCCTCCAGCATCGGCTCCCAGAGAGAATCCATCCAAATACCTGTTTCTTACAGTAAAAGTTCACAGAAAGAGTCCAAGGACCATCCTTTCTCCACCATCAGCTCCCAGAGGGAATCCATTCAAGTTACTGATTCTCCCAGACCAATTTCACAGACAGCATCCCTggatctccctccctccagcagCAGCTCCCAGGGAGAATCCATTCAAGATACTGATTCTCCCAGCCCAACTTCACAGAGACAGTCCACGGGTTCCACCCCCTCAAACAACAGCTCCCAGAAAGAATCCATTCATTTTGATGATTTGTCTAGCCCAATTTCACAAGCAAAGCTCATAGAAGTTCTCCCATCCTGCAGCCCAGTTTCCCAGAAAGAATCCCTGGAAGTTTCTACCTCCTTGGGTCTTGGTCCAACAGAGGAATTCATGCAAAGTCCCCTTTCCTCTGCCCGAAGTTCACCCAAAGATTTCATAGATATCATTCCTTTATCTGGTCCAGATTCCTCAGAAGAACTTGTGGGCACTCCGCTGTCCCTCGGCCAGAGTTACCTGCAAAATGTCATTGAT CGAGAACCCATGCAAGTGCCCTTTTCTCCTTGTCCAAGTTCAGTGGATAAATCTATACAACCATCTTcagcctcacaaaaagaaaaacccatcAAACCTTCAAAGCCttccaaagaggaaagagaaccCATGCAGATCccataa